The following are encoded together in the Daucus carota subsp. sativus chromosome 5, DH1 v3.0, whole genome shotgun sequence genome:
- the LOC108220426 gene encoding adenylate isopentenyltransferase 3, chloroplastic — MRMSMLTCKQIAPSLSIPDGRQVLPFLRSSRPPKEKVVVVMGATGTGKSKLSIDLATRFSGEVVNSDKMQVYEGLDIITNKITEEEACDVPHHLLGIIDPNVDFTSTNFCSMASLAIRSIAGRRKLPIIVGGSNSFIEALVDDETHEFRSRYECCFLWVDVSMPVLHRFVSERVDRMVENGMVDEARQMFSLDADYSKGVTKAIGLPEFDQYFRVEPYVDLETRAKLCQEAIDEVKNNTCKLACRQLEKIYRLRNNKGWKVHRLDATDAFLKNGKESDKAWNELVAAPSMVILSRFLNNFGPNIYMNPTTVRGTAMETAMVTATH, encoded by the coding sequence ATGAGGATGTCAATGCTGACGTGCAAACAAATAGCTCCTTCGCTAAGCATACCTGATGGAAGACAGGTTTTGCCATTTCTTCGCAGCTCCAGGCCACCAAAAGAAAAGGTTGTGGTTGTCATGGGCGCAACTGGAACCGGCAAGTCTAAGCTCTCGATTGACCTAGCCACTCGTTTCAGTGGCGAGGTAGTAAACTCTGACAAGATGCAAGTCTACGAAGGCCTAGACATaatcacaaacaagatcactgAAGAAGAAGCCTGTGATGTACCACACCATCTCTTAGGTATAATTGATCCTAATGTGGACTTTACTTCCACAAATTTCTGCAGCATGGCTTCCCTGGCCATAAGATCTATTGCAGGTCGCAGGAAGCTCCCAATCATCGTTGGAGGCTCCAATTCATTCATTGAAGCTTTAGTTGATGATGAAACTCACGAATTCCGATCAAGGTACGAATGTTGTTTTCTTTGGGTAGATGTCTCAATGCCAGTTCTCCACAGATTTGTATCTGAGAGGGTTGATAGGATGGTTGAGAATGGAATGGTAGATGAGGCAAGACAAATGTTCAGTTTAGATGCTGATTATTCAAAAGGAGTAACAAAAGCAATAGGTTTGCCCGAATTCGATCAGTATTTTCGAGTTGAACCATATGTTGATTTAGAAACTCGAGCAAAACTTTGCCAAGAAGCAATAGATGAGGTGAAGAACAACACATGTAAACTAGCCTGCCGCCAGTTAGAGAAGATTTATCGACTAAGAAACAACAAAGGATGGAAGGTTCACAGACTTGACGCAACAGATGCATTTCTAAAGAATGGCAAAGAGTCTGATAAGGCCTGGAACGAGCTCGTGGCGGCACCTAGCATGGTTATTTTAAGCCGGTTTCTTAACAATTTTGGACCTAACATATACATGAACCCAACAACTGTCCGTGGGACAGCAATGGAGACAGCCATGGTAACTGCAACTCATTAG
- the LOC108221651 gene encoding uncharacterized protein LOC108221651 codes for MAYSGSNQQQIIPIFNGENYKLWNIKMKVVLQATQHLWNVVENGIPKDGETATTSTPTSTQIDWPQRDAEALAKIHLAFTDTIFPRIMNATSAKQAWDILKAEFEGNEKTTKIRLQNLRREFENLKMKEGETIKDYSSRVIKLVNQLKSNGESITDQRVIEKMLVSLSEKFDTVVTVIEESKDLTQLSISELIVSLQIHEDRMSRRNEASGEGAFQSKHKISPFKRNNKGGTSNQCSPIYTRNAEKKSKFPPCSICKKTNHAEKNCWHKGKRQCNYCKKFNHHENECRLKN; via the coding sequence atggcgTATTCTGGTTCAAATCAGCAACAAATCATTCCCATTTTTAATGGAGAAAACTATAAATTGTGGAACATTAAAATGAAGGTTGTTCTCCAAGCAACCCAACACTTATGGAATGTCGTGGAAAATGGCATACCTAAAGATGGGGAGACTGCCACCACATCTACACCAACATCAACACAGATTGATTGGCCACAAAGAGATGCAGAAGCACTAGCCAAAATTCATCTTGCATTCACCGATACAATATTTCCAAGAATCATGAATGCAACTTCAGCAAAACAAGCATGGGACATCTTGAAAGCTGAATTTGAAGGAAACGAGAAAACGACAAAAATAAGGCTTCAGAATTTGAGACGAGAATTTGAGAACTTGAAAATGAAAGAAGGAGAAACAATCAAAGATTACTCTTCCAGAGTAATTAAGCTGGTTAATCAACTGAAGTCAAATGGAGAAAGTATAACTGACCAACGGGTTATAGAAAAAATGTTGGTTAGTTTATCTGAAAAATTTGATACAGTTGTAACTGTGATAGAAGAATCGAAAGATCTCACACAGTTAAGTATCTCCGAGTTGATAGTATCCCTACAAATTCATGAAGACagaatgtctcgaagaaatGAAGCATCTGGAGAAGGAGCTTTCCAATCTAAGCATAAAATATCTCCTTTTAAACGGAATAATAAAGGAGGCACATCAAATCAATGTAGTCCTATCTATACCAGAAATGCTGAGAAAAAGAGTAAATTTCCTCCATGTTCTATATGCAAGAAGACAAACCATGCAGAAAAGAATTGCTGGCACAAAGGAAAACGCCAGTGCAATTATTGCAAAAAATTCAATCATCATGAAAATGAGTGTAGACTCAAAAACTAA
- the LOC108223985 gene encoding DUF21 domain-containing protein At4g14240 isoform X2: MTLINTVTLATVLATHRSFGSSADNIEFGSVWWFVYAGISCFLVLFAGIMSGLTLGLMSLGLVELEILQRSGTPTEKKQAAAIFPVVQKQHQLLVTLLLCNAASMEALPIYLDRIFHPVVAVLLSVTFVLVFGEIIPQAICTRYGLAVGANFVWLVRSLMFICYPIAYPIGKVLDAVLGHNDALFRRAQLKALVSIHGQAAGKGGELTHDETTIISGALDLTLKTAEEAMTPIESTFSLDVNSKIDWEAIGKILARGHSRVPVYSGNPKNIIGLLLVKSLLTVRAETETPVSAVSIRRVPRVPADMPLYDILNEFQKGSSHMAAVVKVKTQNTVSDCEVEKAFGNKVTKGKYQLTVPLLSEHDEESDNHVVDVDNASNTTALKHTFISQSEAATTNVAENIEDGEIIGIITLEDVFEELLQEEIVDETDVYVDVHKRIRVAAAVAASSVARAPSSRKLIAQKGGQGKQGDSPHLQSRSPGTTKGSLFSTNK, encoded by the exons ATGACGCTGATCAATACTGTAACGCTGGCTACTGTATTAGCTACTCACAGGTCTTTTGGCTCTAGTGCTGATAATATTGAGTTTGGATCAGTCTGGTGGTTTGTTTACGCCGGAATATCTTGTTTTCTGGTGCTCTTCGCCGGAATTATGTCTGGTCTTACTTTAGGTTTGATGTCTCTTGGCCTTGTGGAGCTTGAGATACTTCAGCGCAGTGGCACACCTACCGAGAAGAAACAAGCAG CTGCTATCTTTCCGGTGGTCCAGAAGCAACATCAACTTCTCGTTACCTTGCTTTTGTGCAATGCTGCCTCGATGGAG GCTCTCCCTATATACCTGGATAGAATCTTTCATCCTGTTGTAGCTGTTCTGCTGTCAGTAACTTTCGTGCTTGTCTTCGGAGAG ATTATACCGCAAGCCATATGTACCCGATATGGGCTTGCTGTGGGCGCAAATTTTGTGTGGCTTGTCCGCTCTTTGATGTTCATTTGCTATCCTATTGCATATCCTATTGGAAAG GTCCTAGACGCTGTGTTGGGGCATAATGATGCATTGTTTAGGCGTGCACAACTGAAAGCCCTTGTCTCTATCCATGGCCAAGCG GCTGGTAAAGGTGGTGAACTTACGCATGACGAAACTACTATTATAAGTGGAGCACTTGATTTAACCTTGAAG ACTGCAGAGGAGGCTATGACACCTATTGAATCAACATTTTCACTGGATGTTAATTCTAAAATTGATTG GGAGGCAATTGGAAAAATCCTTGCGCGAGGTCATAGTCGTGTTCCCGTATACTCTGGGAATCCAAAAAACATTATCGGTCTTTTATTG GTCAAAAGTCTTCTAACAGTTCGAGCGGAAACTGAGACTCCAGTCAGTGCAGTTTCTATCAGAAGAGTCCCTAG AGTTCCTGCTGATATGCCCTTATACGATATCCTCAACGAGTTCCAAAAAGGGAGCAGTCATATGGCAGCTGTGGTTAAAGTGAAAACTCAGAACACCGTGTCTGATTGTGAAGTAGAGAAGGCCTTCGGAAATAAAGTTACGAAAGGGAAGTACCAATTAACGGTCCCCCTGCTGTCGGAGCATGATGAAGAATCAGATAATCATGTGGTTGATGTTGACAATGCTTCAAATACTACAGCGCTTAAGCACACTTTCATCTCACAGAGTGAAGCGGCAACAACTAATGTGGCGGAGAATATTGAAGATGGCGAGATCATTGGCATAATCACCCTGGAGGATGTTTTTGAAGAACTTCTGCAA GAGGAAATTGTTGATGAGACTGATGTATATGTCGACGTGCATAAGAG AATACGTGTAGCTGCTGCTGTTGCTGCTTCATCTGTTGCACGAGCACCTTCAAGTCGGAAGTTGATTGCTCAGAAG GGAGGCCAAGGTAAACAAGGAGACTCACCGCATCTGCAATCAAGGTCACCAGGAACAACCAAGGGATCACTTTTCAGCACCAACAaatga
- the LOC108220427 gene encoding uncharacterized protein LOC108220427, whose amino-acid sequence MDIGVDIPKIALFIMLLVLSPQIECQTWRQPNTPMSPFPPIQPTPLCASQFALANHACARLPFNPISPPSPHHHLHDSPSANSDAPESSPTPSHRHRHSHHHHSPPESPVVQECCRWLQQIDSGCVCDLLVRLPIFLAKPGHQYTVKVDSSCTVMYSCPGRIISP is encoded by the coding sequence ATGGATATCGGAGTTGACATCCCCAAGATAGCATTATTCATCATGCTTCTGGTCTTGAGTCCCCAGATTGAGTGCCAGACTTGGAGGCAGCCAAATACACCAATGTCACCTTTCCCGCCAATACAACCTACTCCCCTCTGTGCATCTCAGTTTGCACTGGCAAATCATGCATGTGCGAGGCTTCCATTTAACCCCATCTCTCCTCCATCCCCTCATCATCATCTACATGATTCACCATCTGCTAATTCCGATGCTCCTGAATCTTCTCCCACCCCATCTCACAGACACAGGCACAGCCACCACCACCACAGTCCACCAGAATCACCTGTTGTACAGGAATGTTGCCGATGGTTGCAACAAATAGACAGTGGATGTGTTTGTGATCTACTAGTTCGCTTGCCTATCTTCCTTGCCAAACCTGGGCACCAGTATACTGTTAAGGTTGATAGTTCATGCACTGTCATGTATTCATGCCCAGGAAGAATCATCTCACCGTGA
- the LOC108223985 gene encoding DUF21 domain-containing protein At4g14240 isoform X1: MTLINTVTLATVLATHRSFGSSADNIEFGSVWWFVYAGISCFLVLFAGIMSGLTLGLMSLGLVELEILQRSGTPTEKKQAAAIFPVVQKQHQLLVTLLLCNAASMEALPIYLDRIFHPVVAVLLSVTFVLVFGEIIPQAICTRYGLAVGANFVWLVRSLMFICYPIAYPIGKVLDAVLGHNDALFRRAQLKALVSIHGQAAGKGGELTHDETTIISGALDLTLKTAEEAMTPIESTFSLDVNSKIDWEAIGKILARGHSRVPVYSGNPKNIIGLLLVKSLLTVRAETETPVSAVSIRRVPRVPADMPLYDILNEFQKGSSHMAAVVKVKTQNTVSDCEVEKAFGNKVTKGKYQLTVPLLSEHDEESDNHVVDVDNASNTTALKHTFISQSEAATTNVAENIEDGEIIGIITLEDVFEELLQEEIVDETDVYVDVHKRIRVAAAVAASSVARAPSSRKLIAQKVVGGQGKQGDSPHLQSRSPGTTKGSLFSTNK, translated from the exons ATGACGCTGATCAATACTGTAACGCTGGCTACTGTATTAGCTACTCACAGGTCTTTTGGCTCTAGTGCTGATAATATTGAGTTTGGATCAGTCTGGTGGTTTGTTTACGCCGGAATATCTTGTTTTCTGGTGCTCTTCGCCGGAATTATGTCTGGTCTTACTTTAGGTTTGATGTCTCTTGGCCTTGTGGAGCTTGAGATACTTCAGCGCAGTGGCACACCTACCGAGAAGAAACAAGCAG CTGCTATCTTTCCGGTGGTCCAGAAGCAACATCAACTTCTCGTTACCTTGCTTTTGTGCAATGCTGCCTCGATGGAG GCTCTCCCTATATACCTGGATAGAATCTTTCATCCTGTTGTAGCTGTTCTGCTGTCAGTAACTTTCGTGCTTGTCTTCGGAGAG ATTATACCGCAAGCCATATGTACCCGATATGGGCTTGCTGTGGGCGCAAATTTTGTGTGGCTTGTCCGCTCTTTGATGTTCATTTGCTATCCTATTGCATATCCTATTGGAAAG GTCCTAGACGCTGTGTTGGGGCATAATGATGCATTGTTTAGGCGTGCACAACTGAAAGCCCTTGTCTCTATCCATGGCCAAGCG GCTGGTAAAGGTGGTGAACTTACGCATGACGAAACTACTATTATAAGTGGAGCACTTGATTTAACCTTGAAG ACTGCAGAGGAGGCTATGACACCTATTGAATCAACATTTTCACTGGATGTTAATTCTAAAATTGATTG GGAGGCAATTGGAAAAATCCTTGCGCGAGGTCATAGTCGTGTTCCCGTATACTCTGGGAATCCAAAAAACATTATCGGTCTTTTATTG GTCAAAAGTCTTCTAACAGTTCGAGCGGAAACTGAGACTCCAGTCAGTGCAGTTTCTATCAGAAGAGTCCCTAG AGTTCCTGCTGATATGCCCTTATACGATATCCTCAACGAGTTCCAAAAAGGGAGCAGTCATATGGCAGCTGTGGTTAAAGTGAAAACTCAGAACACCGTGTCTGATTGTGAAGTAGAGAAGGCCTTCGGAAATAAAGTTACGAAAGGGAAGTACCAATTAACGGTCCCCCTGCTGTCGGAGCATGATGAAGAATCAGATAATCATGTGGTTGATGTTGACAATGCTTCAAATACTACAGCGCTTAAGCACACTTTCATCTCACAGAGTGAAGCGGCAACAACTAATGTGGCGGAGAATATTGAAGATGGCGAGATCATTGGCATAATCACCCTGGAGGATGTTTTTGAAGAACTTCTGCAA GAGGAAATTGTTGATGAGACTGATGTATATGTCGACGTGCATAAGAG AATACGTGTAGCTGCTGCTGTTGCTGCTTCATCTGTTGCACGAGCACCTTCAAGTCGGAAGTTGATTGCTCAGAAGGTTGTT GGAGGCCAAGGTAAACAAGGAGACTCACCGCATCTGCAATCAAGGTCACCAGGAACAACCAAGGGATCACTTTTCAGCACCAACAaatga